The genomic stretch ACTGAACAACGGCAAAGACTCATTTTACTCAACTTTTGATGTATCCCATATAGGCATCTACCTCAGAACTAGTCCCTTTCATTTACTTACTATGCATGAAGAGAAGTGTGTACATGAATGCGCTAAGGTGTGATTCATCAGACCTACTCTAAATGTTTACTTCAGGATAAGCCATTGCACACTGTAAAACAACTGGATTTGGTAAATTAATCCCATTTCATTAAACAGTGAGAATTGAATGTTTATTCATTTCTTTACATCTTCAGTGAAAGTCAATTCCAGATATCCTGTCTACGGACTTCTAAGTAAACGAAACAGGGTCAATGCCCTGACTCAGACACCATCCCTCAATAGTCCATGGACCTTAATTTTTACTCCTTGACAAAACTTCTGCCTGATGCCAACTCTTACTCTCCAAACATGGCTTGGGGCCAGATATGGCACAGCCCAGGAAGTGCTCTCCAAAGACAGCTAGAAGGTAGTCTGCCTGCTTCAGATAGAAGGAGGCCCTAATGGTTGGTTTCAGTGCCAGAAAATGGTCTTTTGCACCTTctacttgaagaaaaaatattaatgggaATGGTTGACAAGTCTAAATTGCaactttaaatgaaaaggaagtagAGAGAAAGGTAGCTTTTAagtgaatattttaatgaaagtaaggataaaataaagaatataaaCACAGCACAAGTAAAAAAGAAGCACACAGATGGAAGAATGGCTACAAAAAACTATCAAACTATGATATGACATTCATGATTGCGATAACTTTGGACAGATATAACAGGGACACTAGCTATTATCTAAATGAACTGGcgttttaaaatacagttcctTTGATACGTAACAAGAAGATCTACTCCCTGTAAATTACCTCAGCGAATAGTACCAACAGAAGTAAGGTAGGGAATGAATTTCTGGTAGATTGGAAATTGGACCAACTTTGTTTCTATCATAACTAATGGTAAAgcatcttctgaaaaaaacagcttcACTGGTGCTGAACACCTTTGGCCATCCTGACATAAAGGCAGGAGCTGATCTATAATGGCTTAATGGCCATTTCACGGGAATTAATTATTACACCGACTTCACTGTGCATGGGGGGTTGTATTCTGTAAGGATATTATAAGATGTAATGGTCAGGTTTTCAGGTGAACTCAACTTTACAACCTTCGCAATGAGAAATATGAACGATGACCACTTTTGAAGATCAATGTGGTTGCTTTGCTCAACTAAGAGCTACGGGCCTACAAAACTGAGTTTAGAAATAATGTATGGATGGAGCACCTTTTCATCTGTTTCCACCCCAGGATGGGGGGGAGCTGGATTAAAGCTACTTGCTTTACTTTcagctaaacattttttttcctaatcgTATTACTTTATGCCAATTTACATGAGTTTTAGCTTCAAGAATCATTGGTCATTGCTGAATGCAAATAAGCACaaagtaaaattatattaagTTTGCACAATTGATCTTTCATCATTTTAAATGGtaccttttaaaatttcctgTAAAATCAGCCTGAAATACTCCCATCGTTGACTGTCATCAAGTAGAGCAAGGTCATTTTGGGAAAACCCCTTCTCAGTGATGTAAATTATAGGGTTATTATATGTATCCTAGAAGAAGAGAGCAGAAGTTTTATTCAGAACAGATGTAAGAAAGCCCATAAAATCAGATGCATTACCCTCTATCTTTTCCAAGCTACAAACTAAAACTAGTTTTCATCAAATTGCACTGACCCTATTAACTTAATTTTCCATGAGCTGACCTTTTATGACTaacaatggaaaagcaaaactgtgcAAATATCCATGAAGACAGTGAAATGACTTATTTTAATGAGAAGACTAAAATATCTTTCCTGCATTAGCATCTGCTTATTGTCACTGCTCTTTAACCCCTTGGTACTGGCAGTCACCACACATCCCATTGCCAGGAGTAGATGCATGCCAGGAAAGTCTTACTGCTGGCATCAGAAAGATCATTCCTGGAGTTCAAAAGATGATATAACACTGGTGTATCATTTCAAACTGTAAAATAGCTATCAAGTACAAATACAATAGGAAAATACTAAAGCTTCTACTCTTTATAGCCAGcatgcaaaaattaaattacGAATCCCAAGGTGGCttgtttatttatatattgtACAATGTCTTATGCCATCCAGATGggctctgaaaaaaatttggaTTCTCAGATCCCCTCATTGGCCAGCTAATAGTGGTAAAATGGTCCTGTGAGCCTTGGGTCATTCCTTGATATAATGCAGAATTCAATGCAAACCCCACAGTACTACAGGCAGGCGTAAACTCCCAGTTGCAACAGGCCAAGAAGGATCCATTATTTGCTCAGCTTCACAGTCCATTGAAACACTTAGCCTCttgtctgtattttcttcatcttaaaTTTAACAGTTCAGGGCAAAGAAGTCAGCAATACCCAtgatcataatttttttcctcttcagtgagTTCCAGAAGCCTTGATGATAAGTAACCCTGCTTTGAATGCATTGCAGAAATCCAGGACTTCATGATGGCTGGATATTCACCATCAGCAAATACTGTCCTGACAAACCCATCTAAGGTAATAAACAGGTACCCTTTAGCTGCTTTTTGATCTGCTACAGAATTCAGAGAGGTTCTACCAATCTGAGTTCAGAGCTATAGACAGAAGTCTATGTTATTTTCTCCAAATACGTTATTGCAACTATGTCAGGCTTTAGCATGAGCTTTTATCACATTATAAGCCACCTTGTAAGCTCTGGTACCAACGCTATACTTTTTTCACAACCACCTATAGCAACAACATAAGGCTTATTAATAGTGATCACTCAGTCTCCAAATGTTCTGAAGTAATACTTTGCATTAATATCAAAGGTCTCAATGATCCTTTCAGATCTCCAGCCACCTTCATCTTCTAAGAACTGAGGTAAGCCAAATTGATACAGTGAGCAGGATGCCATTTCCCAGGTTATTAATGATTTTGCTATAATAATTGActcctgaaaatattaaaagaaacaaaaaagggtTAACAATAACTTCATTACCTTTTAACACATGAAGAAACCTTACTGCACATTTTCTCTGTTAAGAGATGCAAATATTTCCTCTCAACTGCATGCTGACTACTGTTACAAGACCCCAGAGTTGGCAAAAATGCTCAGCACACAAAATCTTCCAACCAGGcacataaaatgaaatgagGATGCAAATTTTCAAAATAGATCAGTGGACAGCAAGTCCCCAGGAGAAACATAATTCTGATGGGTGCTAGTCACGTGAAAATATAATCCCTTCATTTAAATGACTGAATGGCAGCCTGGCTGCATGTACAAGACGAAATCTTGTTGAAAAATCCTGACACTTGAGAGCCTGGCAGGCAGATATGTCCTAATGAAAGCATTTATCCCCTTGAGAACTGTGTCTTTTGAAAAGTTTAGTGCCCCACTCAGCAACGTAACTAAGCTGTTCTTTCATGATTTGAACTTAGTTAGCCGGGTGAGATGTTTTCTCTAGTGTTCCATTCTCCATCACTCTCTGTGCCAGCATCAAGGCAAAGAAGATACTGTCGATGCAATCAATATTTTGCAATGGTGTGAATTCAATGGCTCTCTCATTAGCTGGGGTGTCTTACCAGATCTATATGACATTTAAGGCTTTTCATTGGACTCTAATAGATTTTAGATGGAGTTCAGGGCACTGGTCTCTTCAGCCACCAACTTGAACGGCTTGGCAATAGTTTATCCAAGAAACTGTCTTCCTTTTACGCTGCCACTGCTGCAGACTGCTCGGTCCCTCTAACTGCAAGGACGAATTAGCTCACCTTTCTAAAAGCTCATGACTTCCAACCTTTCTCACTCCCCCTTGATAAGGCAGAGATCAACTTTAATTTCCTGGATGTGTTGTTAAAGCTGGCCAGTACTGGGGATGTATTTCTAGAAGCTTAAAATGAATTCACCTTCTGTTCAGATTTAGCAGTGGCTGACATGAATATGTTTCCTAAAGGACTATTTTTATGCTGCTGAGAGGTCACTATAAGTTTAAATATCAGGATACCTTAAGCTCTTATAtaggaatttttaattttgcttacaTCCAAACACAACTATGCTGCTTTTAAGCCTTCTAAAAGCATTAGATATTGAAAAACACATCACAAGCTCTGGTTCAAAGAGTATCAATTAGTTCACTCTTTTACTTGAACTATCTGGTTTAGTGTGGTAATTGGAAAAGGCCAACAGTGGCCTTGAATTATTACTTGTTAAGCTAAGAGGCTCCAGCCAGGAACAGGTCTCCATCATGCTGGTGGAATGTAGAAATCAGGCAGCCTTTGCTTCAGACACTTGGGCTAAACATACCAAAGTTAAGAACCTTAGAAACCTAAAATTCATATAAATATGAAttttacatacatacatacccTAATAAGACATAGGTGCTTATGAAATGTCTATCCCAAGGCCTTGCTGTATTGAAACCCAGAACTGAGAAAGGTCTAAAGAAGTTGAGAATGCAGCAGaaaggatgaggaggaagactAAGTTGCAAAGGTTAACAAAATGTATGCTTAGGTGGTTATGCATGGtttagattattattattaacagtTTCTGAACCAGAGATATTGTTTAAACCAAAACAGGAAATTTCTTCAATAGTAAGTATGTCTGTACTATATTGTACTAAAACTTCCCTGGTATTTTCAAGTTCAGCTTGCTGTGTATTGATATTTAAAAACGCCAGTACAGAACCCCATACAACCTTCTTGAAAGGACAGTATTAGACTTCAAATTATCCTAACTTCAAATGACTGATCGTAAGGGTTTCTGTTGAATGGCTTTTTTAAGACAACATTTACTGCTGCAATCAATTACGAACCCCAGATTTAGATAGTGCCTTCTTGTAAACAAACAGGTGTACACACATCCTTTAGCACAGCAAGACTCAATAAGTTTGTTTACAAAGTAATTCACAATAAATCTCACAGAtagtttgcttttccttccgAACGCAGCACCAGAAAAACATATGAAATTCTGAGGAGATATGTGCTTGTGCCTGAGAATGTACCCATGTAAAAGAGGAAGGAATAT from Phalacrocorax aristotelis chromosome 4, bGulAri2.1, whole genome shotgun sequence encodes the following:
- the LOC142056987 gene encoding LOW QUALITY PROTEIN: cytosolic beta-glucosidase-like (The sequence of the model RefSeq protein was modified relative to this genomic sequence to represent the inferred CDS: inserted 2 bases in 1 codon; deleted 1 base in 1 codon; substituted 1 base at 1 genomic stop codon), encoding MDGYRLRRDRQGRRGSGVALYIVGELECVELAVGNGTVESLWLRIKPVPEDIAFPVGFAWGAATAAYQIEEGWNADGKGPNVWDTFTHQGGDQVFKNQTGDVACGSYTLWEEDLKCIKQLGLTHYRFSLSWSRLLPDGTTGFINQKGVNYYSKIINNLGNGIXCSLYQFGLPQFLEDEGGWRSERIIETFDINAKYYFRTFGDXVITINKPYVVAIGGCEKNGFVRTVFADGEYPAIMKSWISAMHSKQGYLSSRLLELTEEEKIMIMGIADFFALNSVRLSWHASTPGNGMCGDCQYQGDTYNNPIIYITEKGFSQNDLALLDDSQRWEYFRLILQEILKGTI